One Acetobacterium sp. KB-1 DNA segment encodes these proteins:
- a CDS encoding SDR family NAD(P)-dependent oxidoreductase codes for MDLKLKGKNAIITGGSRGVGRAIALGLAAEGVNVVVTARKKSKELLEVVEEAKSMGVNAYPLGVSMNNADDVGKMMKAAEALLGDLDILINNAGIWLTGWIQDIPLSDWEETMDVNLTAPFLTSQYFAKINLKKKRPGRIININSQAAFNGSTTGHAHYAASKAGMVALTISMARELSSKGITVNGIALGIVNTDMIRDNLEANPGYYESRIPIGRVAQPEDVANIAVFMVSEPASYLTGTTIDATGGMLMR; via the coding sequence ATGGATTTAAAATTAAAAGGAAAAAACGCCATCATCACCGGGGGTTCCCGGGGAGTGGGACGGGCGATTGCTCTGGGGCTAGCAGCAGAAGGCGTTAATGTGGTGGTAACAGCCCGAAAAAAATCGAAAGAACTATTGGAAGTGGTAGAAGAAGCTAAATCCATGGGGGTAAACGCCTATCCTTTGGGGGTAAGCATGAATAATGCCGATGATGTGGGGAAAATGATGAAGGCGGCCGAAGCGCTGCTGGGAGATCTGGATATACTGATCAATAACGCTGGGATCTGGTTAACCGGATGGATTCAGGATATCCCCTTATCGGACTGGGAAGAGACCATGGATGTGAACTTGACAGCGCCTTTTCTCACCTCTCAATATTTTGCCAAAATCAATCTAAAAAAGAAGCGACCCGGGCGGATTATTAATATTAATTCTCAGGCGGCCTTTAACGGCTCTACCACTGGCCATGCCCACTACGCTGCCAGCAAGGCGGGGATGGTAGCATTGACCATTTCCATGGCCCGGGAGCTGTCGTCTAAAGGGATTACGGTTAACGGCATTGCCCTGGGGATAGTTAACACCGATATGATTAGGGACAACTTAGAAGCCAACCCCGGTTATTACGAAAGCCGGATCCCCATTGGTCGCGTGGCTCAGCCGGAAGATGTGGCCAACATCGCAGTCTTTATGGTCTCGGAACCGGCATCTTATCTCACTGGCACAACCATCGATGCGACCGGAGGAATGCTAATGCGGTAG
- a CDS encoding NAD(P)/FAD-dependent oxidoreductase, translating to MNHYDIIIIGGGITGTAIAHECSKYKLTAALLERGTDIGIGATKGNGGVVHPGYDPTPGSLKAKINVRGANLYPKLARDLNFGIINPGMFVIGFTDADEAALKHKLEFGIKNGVRDLAIINADQMRSREPHLAANARYALYAPTATVVDPFEVAIAFAENAKANGVAILTSQPVTAIQKKEDGSFLINTPDQQLSCSYIVNAAGNHADDVARLAGISEYQMKPRHGDLLVLDKDMVNKPKTVMFPCPGPDTKGIACIPTVHGNTIVGSTATMMDDKEALNNYAPGIQALIDGVHKILPELDAGKIIRTFAGLRPVVLNNNNDFFIAESLTVKGFIHAAGIQSPGVASAPAIAETVRDLLDDAGLEMKLKPDYNPFREKKPVFGTLSIDEQDFLIQKNPAYGRIVCRCETVTEGEIVDAIHGIIPARTLDAIKRRTRAGMGRCQSGFCQYKVISILSRELGLPVSDICLEDRGSQQLCGSVKGGVK from the coding sequence ATGAATCATTATGACATCATCATCATTGGGGGCGGTATCACTGGTACGGCCATTGCCCATGAATGTTCAAAATATAAACTGACAGCCGCCCTGTTAGAGCGGGGCACCGATATCGGTATTGGTGCTACCAAAGGAAATGGCGGGGTCGTTCACCCCGGCTACGATCCCACTCCAGGCAGTCTGAAAGCAAAGATCAATGTCCGGGGAGCCAATCTTTATCCCAAACTGGCCAGGGACTTAAATTTTGGTATTATCAATCCGGGTATGTTCGTGATCGGGTTTACCGATGCCGATGAAGCGGCATTAAAACACAAGCTGGAGTTCGGTATCAAAAACGGGGTGCGGGATCTGGCCATTATCAATGCCGACCAAATGCGAAGCCGTGAGCCCCACCTGGCTGCCAATGCCAGGTATGCTCTTTATGCTCCTACAGCCACCGTGGTGGACCCCTTTGAGGTGGCGATCGCCTTTGCTGAAAATGCTAAAGCCAACGGTGTGGCGATTTTGACGAGTCAGCCAGTAACCGCGATACAAAAAAAAGAGGACGGCAGTTTTCTGATTAACACTCCCGATCAACAATTGTCCTGCTCCTATATCGTCAACGCAGCTGGCAACCATGCTGATGATGTGGCCAGGTTGGCAGGGATTTCTGAATACCAGATGAAGCCGCGGCATGGGGATCTGCTGGTGTTGGACAAGGATATGGTCAATAAGCCCAAAACGGTGATGTTCCCCTGTCCCGGACCGGATACCAAGGGGATTGCCTGTATTCCCACGGTTCATGGCAATACCATTGTTGGTTCTACCGCGACCATGATGGATGACAAGGAGGCACTCAACAACTATGCCCCCGGAATTCAGGCTTTGATTGATGGAGTGCATAAGATTTTACCGGAACTCGACGCCGGTAAAATTATCCGCACCTTTGCTGGGCTGCGGCCAGTGGTGCTGAACAACAATAATGATTTTTTCATTGCCGAGTCGCTAACTGTCAAAGGTTTTATTCATGCCGCTGGAATTCAGTCCCCGGGGGTAGCCTCAGCACCGGCGATTGCCGAAACGGTCCGTGATCTGTTGGATGATGCCGGACTTGAAATGAAACTAAAACCGGATTATAATCCTTTTCGGGAGAAAAAACCTGTCTTTGGCACACTGTCCATTGACGAACAGGATTTCCTGATCCAAAAGAATCCTGCCTATGGACGGATTGTCTGTCGTTGTGAAACGGTCACCGAAGGTGAAATCGTCGATGCCATCCACGGGATCATTCCGGCCCGCACCTTGGATGCGATTAAACGCCGGACTCGGGCCGGGATGGGGAGATGCCAAAGCGGCTTCTGTCAGTATAAGGTCATTTCTATTCTGAGCCGGGAGTTGGGGCTGCCAGTTTCTGACATCTGTCTGGAAGATCGGGGCTCACAACAGCTCTGTGGATCGGTTAAGGGAGGTGTGAAATGA
- a CDS encoding NAD(P)/FAD-dependent oxidoreductase gives MKQLNYDVVIIGGGPAGMAAALKAKEKGATVAIIERNDELGGILNQCIHSGFGLSYFKQELTGPEYAELFINQVATTGIDVYLKTMVIDLSQDRQVKAMNEDGMLLLCAGAIVLAMGCRERTRGAIKIPGSRPAGVLTAGLAQRYVNIENRKPGERVVILGSGDIGLIMARRLTLEGMQVLGVYELMPYANGLYRNIKNCLDDFDIPLHLSTTVTNIIGHPHLEAIEVAKVDENFKVIEETREVVPCDTLLLSIGLIPENELSQKSGVSLNPRTNGPLVNEELETDQPGIFACGNVLHVHDLVDNVTLEAEAAGAAAAVYALQQKVEAMAGENRSAKNKSTIPLGPGENVGYTVPAKLTSPTKKAARILFRVRKPLENAEVIIQSGKKIIYQGKPRAFKPSVMEEVQLNPDEINGLKAMSDQNSVALPIIVSVREVKQ, from the coding sequence ATGAAACAGTTAAATTATGATGTCGTCATCATTGGTGGTGGTCCGGCTGGTATGGCGGCGGCCCTGAAAGCCAAAGAAAAGGGTGCCACCGTTGCCATTATCGAACGTAACGACGAACTGGGAGGCATTCTTAATCAGTGTATTCACAGTGGTTTTGGGCTCAGCTATTTTAAGCAGGAGCTCACCGGCCCGGAATACGCCGAGCTGTTTATTAATCAGGTGGCAACTACCGGTATTGATGTATATTTAAAAACCATGGTCATTGATTTATCCCAGGATCGTCAGGTTAAAGCGATGAATGAAGATGGCATGCTGCTTCTCTGTGCCGGGGCCATTGTGCTGGCCATGGGGTGTCGGGAACGGACCCGGGGTGCGATTAAAATTCCTGGTTCAAGACCGGCTGGAGTCCTCACCGCCGGACTGGCGCAGCGGTATGTAAACATCGAAAACCGTAAACCCGGGGAACGAGTTGTCATTTTGGGTTCCGGTGATATCGGTCTGATCATGGCGAGACGGTTGACCCTTGAAGGTATGCAGGTTCTGGGGGTGTATGAGCTGATGCCATATGCTAACGGACTATACCGAAACATTAAAAACTGTCTGGATGATTTTGATATCCCCCTCCATTTGTCAACCACGGTAACTAATATTATCGGCCATCCTCATCTGGAAGCTATTGAGGTGGCTAAGGTTGACGAAAACTTTAAGGTGATTGAAGAAACCCGAGAAGTAGTCCCCTGTGATACTCTGCTGCTATCCATTGGTCTGATTCCCGAAAATGAGCTATCCCAAAAATCCGGAGTCAGTCTAAATCCCCGGACTAACGGTCCGTTGGTTAACGAAGAGCTGGAAACTGACCAGCCAGGAATCTTTGCCTGCGGAAATGTCCTTCACGTTCACGATCTGGTGGATAACGTCACCCTGGAAGCCGAAGCTGCCGGAGCTGCTGCCGCTGTCTATGCTTTGCAGCAAAAGGTAGAGGCAATGGCTGGTGAAAACAGATCGGCCAAAAATAAATCAACTATTCCGCTGGGACCCGGAGAAAATGTCGGCTATACCGTGCCAGCTAAACTGACCAGCCCGACTAAAAAAGCGGCACGAATTTTATTCCGGGTGCGAAAACCGCTAGAAAATGCCGAAGTTATCATTCAATCCGGTAAAAAAATTATATATCAAGGTAAACCCAGAGCCTTTAAGCCCAGTGTGATGGAAGAGGTACAGCTAAACCCAGACGAAATAAATGGATTAAAGGCTATGAGCGATCAAAATAGTGTAGCGCTACCGATAATCGTATCGGTCCGGGAGGTGAAACAATGA
- a CDS encoding DUF1667 domain-containing protein: MSRYKSEIKSEIKSEEEIKVCCTTCPKECVITVHLKKGVMDRVEGEGCKRGKKFAQKEITTPERTLTSTVMVKCGDKACLLPVKTAGPIPKKAMALAMDAIRKTKLTGSCQMGDVVIADICGTGVDVVACRSIKEENHAC, encoded by the coding sequence ATGAGTCGTTATAAAAGTGAAATTAAAAGTGAAATTAAAAGTGAAGAAGAAATAAAAGTTTGCTGCACCACCTGTCCCAAGGAATGCGTTATTACGGTTCATCTAAAAAAGGGCGTTATGGACAGAGTGGAGGGAGAAGGCTGTAAGCGGGGTAAAAAGTTTGCGCAAAAGGAGATTACCACGCCAGAAAGAACATTAACCAGTACAGTTATGGTGAAATGTGGTGACAAAGCCTGCCTATTACCAGTAAAAACGGCCGGCCCCATCCCCAAAAAAGCCATGGCTCTAGCCATGGACGCGATCCGCAAAACGAAGCTCACCGGCTCCTGCCAGATGGGGGATGTAGTCATTGCGGATATCTGCGGCACCGGGGTAGATGTGGTGGCTTGTCGAAGTATTAAGGAGGAAAATCATGCGTGTTAA
- a CDS encoding class II fructose-bisphosphate aldolase, translating to MRVNLSKILADANHKGCGIGAFNTPNLESVQAVIAAAETLNQPVIIMHAQIHESLVPLEMIGPVMIRFADQAKVNVCVHLDHGEDLGYLLHAMKMGFTSVMYDGSRLPYEENLANTREIVRVAHYLGVSVEAELGRVLRPEGGGVPDPEEEALTPEACYTDPAMANAFVAATGVDALAIAFGTAHGVYEAEPCLDFDRIAAIHELVEVPLVMHGGSGVCAADFRKAIVSGISKINYFTYMSLAGGQAVKAYSDQNPGRDLRFDEIAEIARVAMQADVERAMKMFRG from the coding sequence ATGCGTGTTAATCTCAGTAAAATTTTAGCGGATGCCAATCACAAAGGATGCGGCATCGGGGCGTTTAATACACCCAATCTGGAAAGTGTTCAGGCGGTGATCGCTGCGGCAGAGACCCTGAACCAGCCGGTGATCATCATGCATGCCCAGATTCATGAAAGCCTTGTTCCCCTGGAAATGATCGGTCCGGTAATGATCCGGTTCGCCGATCAGGCCAAGGTAAACGTCTGCGTTCATCTGGATCATGGCGAAGATCTGGGTTACCTGCTTCACGCCATGAAAATGGGTTTTACCTCAGTGATGTATGATGGCTCGAGGTTGCCCTATGAGGAAAATCTGGCCAACACCCGGGAAATTGTCCGGGTGGCCCATTATCTGGGGGTATCGGTGGAAGCTGAGCTGGGCCGGGTGCTACGACCAGAAGGCGGGGGCGTTCCAGATCCCGAGGAAGAAGCCCTGACCCCGGAAGCATGCTACACCGATCCAGCGATGGCTAACGCCTTTGTGGCGGCCACTGGGGTGGATGCACTGGCGATTGCCTTTGGCACTGCCCATGGCGTTTATGAAGCCGAACCCTGTCTGGATTTTGATCGGATCGCAGCGATTCACGAATTGGTGGAGGTACCATTGGTGATGCATGGTGGTTCCGGGGTATGTGCGGCTGACTTCCGCAAAGCCATCGTATCCGGGATTTCAAAAATCAATTACTTTACATATATGTCCCTGGCTGGAGGTCAAGCGGTTAAAGCCTATTCTGATCAAAACCCCGGTCGGGACCTGCGCTTTGATGAAATTGCCGAGATTGCCCGGGTTGCCATGCAGGCTGATGTGGAACGGGCGATGAAGATGTTCCGGGGTTAA
- a CDS encoding DUF2202 domain-containing protein, protein MKRLSKLLTVLLLAFTLVGSMGVVMAEGNDFGSAGALADDNLTLEEMLTYAIQDEYAAEAEYAKIIETYGSVRPYTNIVKAEAKHIAALTPLFEANCLEVPVNDAASHLVLPASLKESYAIGVQAEILNIDMYNRFLTQELPDTVRNVFESLKKASESHLAAFQRKAN, encoded by the coding sequence ATGAAACGTTTATCAAAATTATTAACTGTTCTTCTACTGGCTTTCACCTTGGTGGGTTCCATGGGAGTTGTGATGGCGGAAGGCAATGACTTCGGGTCGGCGGGAGCGCTGGCTGACGACAACTTGACGCTGGAGGAAATGCTGACCTACGCAATTCAGGATGAATATGCTGCCGAAGCAGAGTACGCTAAAATCATTGAAACCTACGGATCGGTTCGACCATACACTAACATTGTCAAGGCAGAAGCCAAACATATTGCAGCACTGACACCGCTTTTTGAAGCCAACTGCTTAGAGGTTCCAGTTAACGACGCAGCCAGTCACCTGGTCTTGCCTGCATCCTTGAAAGAAAGCTACGCCATTGGTGTCCAGGCTGAGATTTTGAATATTGACATGTACAACCGCTTTCTAACGCAAGAACTACCAGACACTGTTCGTAACGTGTTTGAATCACTGAAAAAAGCATCCGAAAGCCATCTGGCAGCATTCCAGCGAAAAGCTAACTAG
- a CDS encoding diguanylate cyclase, translated as MDLTISSEIVQWDHTSISELIETADRLLYQAKRSGRNTILQ; from the coding sequence ATCGATCTGACGATTAGTAGCGAAATTGTCCAATGGGACCATACCAGCATCAGTGAATTGATCGAGACTGCCGACCGCCTGCTTTACCAGGCCAAAAGATCCGGCCGCAATACGATTCTGCAATAG
- a CDS encoding PolC-type DNA polymerase III: MNKYGILREKKGNSLIEFPDHYVIIDIETTGFSPKNCEIIEIGAVKVRNDKITSVFQMLIKPKNPISSYITNLTGITNNMLTDANPIAEVLDAFVSFIDDNILIGHKVNSDVNFLYDHCKITIGHDLTNDFIDIIDLFRERQRSVLNHQLTSLCEKCAIQNTNAHRALSDCLVSNNLFQSLKYHDGSIACVEELDTLILASEFKHKHSPYKKKCQNMSASMERFARISV; encoded by the coding sequence ATGAATAAATATGGAATACTTCGAGAAAAAAAAGGCAATAGTCTGATTGAATTTCCGGATCATTACGTCATCATTGATATTGAGACGACCGGATTCAGTCCCAAAAACTGTGAAATAATTGAAATCGGCGCTGTTAAAGTCCGCAACGATAAAATCACATCCGTCTTTCAAATGCTAATCAAACCAAAGAACCCCATCAGTTCTTATATTACTAATCTGACTGGTATCACCAATAATATGCTCACCGATGCCAACCCCATTGCTGAGGTATTAGACGCTTTCGTTTCCTTTATCGACGACAATATATTAATTGGCCATAAGGTTAATTCTGATGTAAATTTTTTGTACGATCACTGTAAAATAACGATCGGTCATGATCTGACCAACGATTTTATCGATATTATTGATCTATTCAGAGAACGGCAAAGATCGGTTCTCAATCATCAACTAACTTCTCTGTGTGAAAAATGCGCCATCCAGAATACCAATGCTCACCGGGCTCTATCTGACTGCCTGGTCAGTAATAATTTATTCCAGTCGCTAAAATACCACGATGGCTCAATCGCCTGCGTGGAAGAACTGGATACCCTGATACTGGCCTCGGAGTTTAAACATAAACACTCCCCCTACAAAAAAAAATGTCAGAATATGTCAGCCAGCATGGAACGGTTTGCCCGAATTTCTGTTTAA
- a CDS encoding DUF3089 domain-containing protein produces the protein MKRKIILSVSLAFVICCLVVAGCTTAKKDGAQIETSEAIVPTDYSQSAHWLNVPAEITKEVDVFYLYPSAWAKVNADDPIICEIDNPVMLQQSKLAYDRQATAFETSANIFAPYYRQDDAGSTLAMDVEEQQDIVKGVPLTDATAAFEYYIEHYNNGRPFILASHSQGSNVMIYILQDYMKEHPDVYKRMVAAYVLGYSITDDYLAENPDLKFASGSGDTGVIVSYNTQAPTIEGSDGVVLPTAHVINPISWTTEETVAPASDNLGSLQLNADGSVVKNADGTPLKVMNFADAKVDNTKNVLICSTVSVDQYAPGGGTFGRGVFHTFDFPFYYFNIRANAEERVANYLKEVK, from the coding sequence ATGAAAAGAAAAATCATTCTATCAGTCTCCCTGGCGTTTGTCATCTGTTGTCTGGTGGTTGCCGGATGTACTACCGCAAAAAAAGATGGTGCCCAGATTGAAACCTCGGAGGCCATCGTCCCCACGGATTACAGTCAGAGCGCACACTGGCTCAATGTTCCGGCTGAAATAACCAAAGAGGTGGACGTGTTCTACCTGTACCCCTCTGCCTGGGCCAAGGTAAACGCCGATGACCCGATTATCTGTGAAATCGACAATCCAGTCATGCTGCAACAGTCCAAACTGGCCTATGACCGACAAGCCACTGCCTTTGAAACCTCAGCTAATATCTTTGCTCCCTACTACCGTCAGGATGACGCCGGCTCCACCCTGGCGATGGATGTTGAGGAACAACAGGACATCGTTAAAGGCGTGCCGCTGACTGATGCCACTGCCGCCTTTGAATACTATATCGAGCATTACAACAATGGCCGACCCTTTATTCTGGCCAGTCATTCCCAGGGCTCCAACGTAATGATCTATATATTACAGGATTACATGAAAGAACACCCGGACGTTTACAAACGGATGGTAGCTGCCTATGTCCTTGGCTATTCCATTACCGATGACTACCTGGCTGAAAATCCTGACCTCAAATTTGCCTCTGGCTCTGGTGACACTGGGGTCATTGTTTCCTACAATACCCAGGCCCCTACCATTGAAGGCTCTGATGGTGTGGTTCTGCCCACCGCCCATGTTATCAACCCAATTAGCTGGACCACCGAAGAAACGGTCGCACCAGCCTCTGACAATCTTGGTTCCCTCCAATTAAATGCGGATGGGTCTGTGGTCAAAAATGCCGATGGCACCCCCTTAAAGGTCATGAATTTTGCCGATGCCAAGGTCGATAATACCAAAAATGTCCTGATCTGCAGCACCGTTAGTGTCGATCAATATGCACCCGGTGGTGGTACCTTTGGCCGGGGCGTTTTCCATACCTTTGATTTTCCTTTCTACTATTTCAATATCCGGGCCAACGCCGAAGAGCGGGTGGCAAACTACCTGAAAGAAGTTAAATAA
- a CDS encoding EAL domain-containing protein yields the protein MFQLDIRLLIVTILFFSIIFVDFLRNKKLPLLSNKCFALMLYFTAVNLVFNVLKLYTTVNVDAFIPLVDRMFSQLFYGSMIMIVVFLFWYVEILGNNQKRMKWKKVLRRMLPLAFPMVMILFGDLNYELRNQQLYADGSMVVGFTLSLLFYCGWIFVDTVRYKKTIQKENRLAIQLGVLMLVAGGGIQLFNFGLLFSEVAVTLMILFIYLAFENPKEYIDEETGSFNKRAFHLVLNEKKEAEKPLILVSVVVDDLRRIQTMVGHENTNHILKIIGMMMKDSFQFCPGCDRKRIKKIKHNADFSLYHSRSNVMTFLTEVTLDDINEQLELLARQIKKPIQFSKHTIVIKAHIDVIFTDNYKNQETCDEVYDMMNYMASHNNATAEKIIHLLNEAVISSKIRYSTIENILIDAIEHDGFVMVYQPIYHAKNKQFLSAEALVRLTDTTSVGFISPEEFIPIAEKKGMIMELGEIVFDKVCAFAREEALKDRGIEYIEVNLSGIQCVHPDLPSQLQGIMKKYDITPGFINLEITETAFVESGEMLRENMLKLRQMGCSFSMDDFGTGYSNLSRMAEVVYDLVKLDKSLIWPCFDQENSGKNSKATAILENIIKLLLQLNVKIVAEGVETKEMATYLNNLGVTHLQGYYYSKPISEAAYLDFLAIDRSSYKIVTDDEKTKTSQVNSL from the coding sequence ATGTTTCAATTGGATATTCGATTACTGATCGTAACGATACTCTTTTTTTCGATTATTTTTGTGGATTTTTTAAGAAATAAAAAATTACCGCTTTTATCAAATAAATGTTTTGCGCTGATGCTTTATTTTACGGCGGTAAATCTTGTTTTTAATGTGCTTAAACTTTATACCACGGTCAACGTTGATGCGTTTATACCGCTGGTAGACCGGATGTTTAGCCAGCTTTTTTACGGCAGTATGATCATGATTGTGGTGTTTCTTTTCTGGTATGTTGAAATTTTAGGGAATAATCAGAAACGGATGAAGTGGAAAAAGGTTCTGAGGCGTATGCTGCCCCTGGCTTTCCCGATGGTGATGATACTCTTTGGGGATTTGAATTACGAACTCCGCAATCAGCAATTATATGCCGATGGATCAATGGTTGTCGGATTCACATTAAGCCTGCTTTTCTATTGTGGATGGATTTTTGTGGATACGGTTCGTTATAAAAAGACGATCCAAAAAGAAAATCGGTTGGCTATCCAACTGGGGGTTCTGATGCTGGTTGCCGGAGGCGGAATTCAACTCTTTAATTTTGGCCTGCTTTTTTCGGAAGTAGCGGTCACCCTGATGATTTTGTTTATCTATCTGGCCTTTGAAAATCCCAAAGAATACATCGATGAGGAAACAGGCTCCTTTAACAAACGGGCCTTTCATCTGGTGCTAAATGAAAAAAAAGAAGCTGAGAAGCCATTGATTCTGGTGAGCGTGGTGGTGGATGATTTAAGAAGAATTCAAACCATGGTGGGGCATGAGAATACCAATCACATCCTCAAGATAATCGGGATGATGATGAAGGACAGCTTCCAATTCTGTCCCGGTTGTGACCGAAAAAGGATTAAAAAAATAAAACATAATGCCGATTTCAGCCTTTATCACTCTCGTAGCAATGTGATGACGTTTTTAACCGAAGTCACTCTTGACGATATTAATGAACAGTTGGAATTGTTGGCCCGGCAGATAAAAAAGCCGATCCAGTTTTCAAAGCACACCATTGTTATTAAAGCCCATATTGATGTGATTTTTACAGATAATTACAAAAATCAGGAAACCTGCGATGAGGTCTACGACATGATGAATTATATGGCCTCACATAATAATGCCACAGCGGAAAAAATCATTCATCTTTTAAATGAAGCGGTCATCAGTAGTAAAATACGCTATTCAACCATTGAAAATATCCTCATTGACGCCATCGAGCATGACGGGTTTGTAATGGTGTACCAGCCAATATACCATGCCAAAAATAAGCAGTTTCTTTCGGCCGAAGCGCTGGTTCGCTTAACCGACACCACCTCGGTTGGTTTTATCTCCCCGGAAGAGTTTATTCCCATCGCCGAAAAAAAAGGCATGATCATGGAACTGGGGGAGATTGTCTTTGATAAAGTCTGTGCCTTTGCCCGGGAAGAGGCACTTAAGGATCGGGGCATCGAGTACATTGAAGTAAATCTTTCTGGTATTCAATGTGTCCACCCGGATCTCCCCAGTCAGTTACAGGGTATTATGAAAAAATATGATATAACACCGGGTTTTATTAACCTGGAAATAACCGAAACCGCCTTTGTGGAATCGGGTGAAATGCTCCGGGAGAACATGCTTAAGCTGAGGCAGATGGGATGCAGCTTTTCGATGGATGATTTTGGCACCGGGTATTCCAATTTGTCACGGATGGCTGAAGTGGTGTACGACCTGGTAAAATTGGACAAGAGTCTGATCTGGCCCTGTTTTGACCAGGAGAACAGTGGGAAAAACAGTAAGGCCACTGCTATTCTGGAAAATATCATCAAGCTTCTGTTGCAACTAAATGTTAAAATCGTCGCTGAAGGGGTGGAGACCAAAGAGATGGCGACCTACCTGAACAACCTCGGGGTCACCCATTTACAGGGGTATTATTATTCCAAACCGATCAGCGAGGCGGCGTATTTAGATTTTTTAGCTATAGACCGAAGTAGTTATAAAATTGTAACTGATGATGAGAAAACCAAAACGTCACAAGTGAATAGTCTGTAA
- a CDS encoding LysR family transcriptional regulator, giving the protein MDIRKIEYFLCVVDEASFTKAAKRLHVSQSGISQQIASLEDDLGVILINRLKNKFELTEAGAYFYQSCQEFVNYYHQIQKKTREIHFRSQLDINIGYAGPIEATIIEPLVSLIQAYYPDLNFNFEKSSFREVIEALSNRSMDMVISYTYDLVKSSEVVTIPIRRKPMGLLVSSRHPLAGQQSVCAAAVAGEKIIMLNPDYGRKSYENMIKCCRLDGYEPNITQEVPTCEAMFLKVDANSGVSFFSQGYVEKIFKNICYVELEGTHHIDCVDLSWLRNNGNAFIPKIAKLIQDNLHKLF; this is encoded by the coding sequence ATGGATATCCGAAAGATTGAATATTTTCTCTGTGTAGTTGATGAAGCCAGCTTTACCAAGGCGGCTAAACGGCTGCATGTGTCGCAGTCGGGCATCAGTCAGCAGATCGCCAGCCTGGAGGATGACCTGGGGGTGATCCTGATCAATCGCTTAAAAAACAAATTTGAACTCACCGAAGCAGGGGCGTATTTTTACCAGTCCTGTCAGGAATTTGTCAATTACTATCACCAGATCCAGAAGAAAACCCGGGAAATTCATTTTCGCAGTCAGTTGGATATCAACATCGGTTATGCCGGTCCCATTGAGGCTACCATCATTGAACCGCTGGTCAGCTTGATTCAGGCGTATTATCCGGATCTCAATTTTAACTTCGAAAAAAGCAGTTTTCGGGAAGTCATCGAGGCGTTATCGAATCGCTCCATGGATATGGTGATCTCCTACACCTATGATCTGGTGAAATCCAGCGAAGTGGTAACCATCCCGATCCGTCGGAAGCCGATGGGTCTGCTGGTCAGCAGCCGGCACCCCCTGGCCGGGCAGCAAAGTGTCTGCGCCGCCGCGGTTGCTGGCGAAAAGATCATTATGCTCAATCCCGACTATGGCCGGAAGAGTTATGAGAATATGATCAAATGCTGTCGGCTCGATGGTTATGAACCCAATATCACCCAAGAAGTTCCCACCTGTGAAGCGATGTTTCTGAAAGTCGATGCCAACAGCGGGGTCTCGTTTTTTTCCCAAGGCTATGTTGAAAAAATCTTTAAAAACATCTGTTATGTCGAGCTGGAAGGAACTCACCATATCGACTGCGTCGATTTGAGCTGGCTAAGAAATAATGGCAATGCCTTTATTCCCAAAATTGCAAAGTTAATTCAGGACAATCTCCATAAGCTATTCTGA